The Puntigrus tetrazona isolate hp1 chromosome 23, ASM1883169v1, whole genome shotgun sequence genome has a segment encoding these proteins:
- the dip2ba gene encoding disco-interacting protein 2 homolog B-A isoform X4, which translates to MADRGVDLAALTLPKEVREQLAELELELSEGDITQKGYEKKRAKLLAPFVPQTQNLDVGLSSDPTSTPNAVPVAAPRQHRAHRSGGTRDDRYRSDIHTEAVQAALARHKEEKMALPMPTKRRSAFVQSPAENCTPPDTSSASEDEGSLRRRQAAISAMLAQNLQSPEYWINRSVQGSSTSSSASSTLSHGDGKTHNHSHSQGQTSVLADVLAHTRIESSSVPPDVTSTVPQDRNSRVDLPPNIAVRGMSRGQSRSSMMDTAGGVPAHSRVSTKIQQLLNTLKRPKRPPLSEFFLDDSEEIVEVPQPDPNTPRPEGRQIIPVKGEPLGVVSNWPPALQAALARWGATQAKSPALTALDITGKPLYTLTYGKLWSRSLKLAYTLLNKLGTKNEPVLKPGDRVALVYPNSDPGMFWVAFYGCLLAEVIPVPIEVPLSRKDAGSQQIGFLLGSCGVGLALTSEVCLKGLPKTQNGEIMQFKGWPRLKWVVTDTKYLTKPSKDWQPHIPTANTDTAYIEYKASKEGTVMGVAVSKISMLTHCQALTQACNYCEGETLVNVLDFKKDSGLWHGVLTSVMNRIHTISVPYSVMKACPLSWVQRVHVHKARVALVKCRDLHWAMMAHRDQKDTNLSSLRMLIVADGANPWSVSSCDAFLNVFQSHGLKPEMICPCASSPEAMTVAIRRPGVQGAPLPARAILSMAGLSHGVIRVNTEDKNSALTVQDVGHVMPGALMCIVKPDGPPMLCKTDEIGEIVLNSRAGGTMYYGLPGVTKNTFEVIPVNSGGTPIGDVPFTRTGLLGFVGPGSLVFVVGKIEGLLSVSGRRHNADDLVATALAVEPVKTVYRGRIAVFSVTVFYDERIVIVAEQRPDANEEDSFQWMSRVLQAIDSIHQVGLYCLALVPANTLPKTPLGGIHVSETKQHFLEGSLHPCNILMCPHTCVTNLPKPRQKQPVGVGPASIMVGNLVAGKRIAQASGRDLGLIDDQEQSRKHQFLSEALQWRAQTDPDHVLYMLLNAKGVAVSTATCSQLHKRAEKITAALLERGGINTGDNVVLLYPPGIDLIASFYGCLYAGCIPVTVRPPHPQNLAATLPTVRMIIDVSKAACILTTQTLMKTLRSKEAAASVNVKTWPNIIDTDDLPRKRPSHIYKPPTAEMLAYLDFSVSTTGMLTGVKISHSAVNALCRSIKLQCELYSSRQIAICMDPYCGLGFVLWCMSSVYSGHQSILIPPMELETSLPLWLSTLSQYKIRDTFCSYSVMELCTKGLGTQTEALKARGVNLSCVRSCVVIAEERPRLALTQSFSKLFKDLGLSPRAVSTAFGARVNLAICLQGTAGPDPSTVYVDMKSLRHDRVRLVERGAPQSLPLMESGTILPGVRVIIVNPETRGPLGDSHLGEIWVSSPHNASGYYTIYGEESLQADHFNTRLSFGDTETLWARTGYLGFVRRTELLDASGDRHDALFVVGSLDETLELRGLRYHPIDIETSVSRAHRSIAESAVFTWTNLLVVVVELSGSEQEALDLVPLVTNVVLKEHHLIVGVVVIVDPGVVPINSRGEKQRMHLRDSFLADQLDPIYVAYNM; encoded by the exons GTGACATCACACAGAAGGGCTATGAAAAGAAACGAGCTAAACTTCTCGCACCGTTTGTACCACAGACCCAAA ATTTGGATGTGGGCCTTTCTTCAGACCCTACCTCTACCCCTAATGCCGTCCCTGTTGCCGCCCCACGGCAACACCGAGCTCACCGCAGCGGGGGAACACGTGATGACCGCTACCGGTCAG ATATCCACACAGAGGCCGTGCAGGCAGCTCTGGCCAGGCATAAAGAGGAGAAGATGGCCCTTCCCATGCCCACTAAGCGTCGTTCAGCCTTCGTCCAGTCTCCTGCGGAAAACTGCACGCCTCCCG ATACATCTTCGGCGTCAGAGGACGAGGGCTCCCTGCGGAGGCGTCAGGCCGCAATCAGTGCAATGCTGGCTCAAAATCTCCAGAGTCCCGAGTACTGGATCAACCGCTCTGTCCAGGGCTCTtccacctcctcctctgccTCCTCCACCCTCTCTCATGGAGACGGCAAGACTCACAACCACAGCCACAGCCAGGGGCAGACCAGCGTGCTTGCTGACGTGCTGGCACACACCCGCATAG AGAGCAGCAGCGTTCCGCCTGACGTCACGTCCACAGTGCCTCAGGACAGGAACTCCAGAGTGGACCTGCCACCCAACATCGCAGTGAGGGGCATGAGCCGCGGCCAGAGCCGCTCCAGCATGATGGACACTGCCGGCG GTGTTCCAGCACACAGTCGTGTCTCCACCAAAATACAACAGCTGCTCAACACGTTAAAGAGACCCAAACGGCCTCCGCTCAGCGAGTTCTTCCTGGATGACTCTGAAGAGATTGTTGAAG TTCCCCAGCCAGATCCCAACACACCCAGGCCAGAGGGCCGGCAGATCATTCCAGTAAAGGGGGAGCCACTAGGGGTGGTCAGTAACTGGCCTCCAGCTCTGCAGGCGGCACTGGCACGTTGGGGAGCCACACAGGCCAAGAGTCCAGCCCTTACTGCCTTGGATATCACTGGCAAACCACTCTACACCCTTACCTATG GTAAACTGTGGAGTCGCAGTCTGAAGTTGGCGTACACTCTGTTAAACAAACTTGGCACCAAAAATGAACCAGTTCTGAAACCTGGAGATAGA GTGGCATTAGTTTATCCCAACAGTGACCCTGGGATGTTCTGGGTGGCCTTTTATGGGTGCCTTCTCGCCGAGGTCATTCCTGTCCCGATAGAGGTGCCTTTATCTCGGAAG GATGCAGGAAGTCAGCAGATAGGCTTTTTATTGGGCAGCTGCGGCGTGGGTCTCGCTCTCACTAGTGAAGTGTGTCTAAAAGGGCTTCCAAAGACCCAGAATGGagaaataatgcaatttaaag GATGGCCTCGGCTCAAATGGGTGGTCACTGATACCAAGTATCTTACCAAACCCTCCAAGGACTGGCAGCCGCACATACCTACTGCAAACACTGATACTGCTTACATAGAG tacAAGGCCTCTAAGGAGGGTACAGTGATGGGAGTGGCTGTATCGAAGATCTCCATGCTGACACACTGTCAGGCTCTAACGCAGGCCTGTAATTACTGTGAAG GAGAAACACTAGTTAATGTCCTGGATTTCAAGAAAGACTCAGGTCTTTGGCATGGAGTTCTGACA AGTGTCATGAACAGGATCCACACTATTAGTGTTCCATACTCTGTCATGAAGGCTTGTCCGCTGTCCTGGGTGCAGAGAGTTCATGTTCACAAAG CTCGTGTGGCCTTGGTGAAATGTAGAGATCTGCACTGGGCTATGATGGCTCACAGAGATCAGAAAGACACCAATCTGTCTTCCCTGCGCATGCTGATTGTAGCTGACGGAGCCAATCCTT GGTCTGTCTCTTCATGTGATGCATTCCTCAACGTGTTTCAGTCTCATGGGTTGAAACCTGAGATGATCTGTCCATGTGCTTCCTCTCCTGAGGCCATGACGGTCGCTATTCGCAG GCCTGGTGTTCAGGGCGCTCCGCTCCCTGCCAGGGCGATTCTGTCGATGGCAGGACTCAGTCACGGGGTGATTCGGGTCAACACTGAGGATAAGAACTCTGCCCTTACTGTGCAAGATGTAGGACATGTCATGCCTGGAG CGCTGATGTGTATTGTAAAGCCTGATGGGCCGCCCATGCTCTGTAAGACTGATGAGATCGGAGAGATAGTTCTGAACTCACGCGCTGGAGGCACAATGTACTACGGCCTACCCGGGGTGACCAAGAACACTTTTGAG GTAATTCCTGTAAACTCAGGTGGTACCCCTATTGGAGACGTTCCCTTCACACGCACTGGACTGTTGGGTTTTGTGGGTCCG GGAAGTTTAGTGTTTGTGGTTGGAAAGATAGAGGGTCTGCTTTCAGTCAGTGGGCGCAGACACAATGCAGACGACCTGGTGGCAACAGCTCTGGCTGTGGAACCAGTCAAAACTGTCTACAGAGGGAG AATTGCTGTGTTCTCTGTCACCGTTTTCTATGATGAGCGAATAGTGATTGTGGCAGAGCAGAGGCCTGATGCCAATGAAGAGGACAGTTTCCAGTGGATGAGTAGAGTTCTACAG GCGATAGACAGTATCCACCAGGTGGGCCTGTACTGTTTGGCCCTAGTCCCTGCTAACACGTTACCCAAAACTCCTCTGGGGGGTATTCATGTCTCTGAGACCAAGCAGCACTTTCTGGAGGGATCTCTGCACCCTTGCAATATTCTGATGTGCCCTCATACGTGTGTGACCAACCTCCCAAAACCCAGGCAGAAGCAACCAG TGGGAGTCGGTCCTGCCTCCATTATGGTGGGCAACCTGGTGGCAGGAAAGAGGATCGCACAGGCTAGTGGGAGAGATCTTGGGCTCATTGATGATCAAGAGCAATCCAGAAAG CATCAGTTCCTGTCTGAAGCCCTGCAGTGGAGGGCACAGACGGATCCTGATCATGTCCTCTATATGCTGCTGAATGCAAAG GGTGTAGCAGTGAGCACAGCCACGTGTTCTCAACTGCACAAGCGAGCAGAGAAGATCACTGCAGCTTTGCTGGAAAGAGGAGGAATTAACACCGGAGACAACGTAGTACTGCTTTATCCTCCCG gcATAGACTTAATTGCCTCCTTTTATGGCTGTCTGTATGCTGGCTGCATTCCGGTCACCGTCAGGCCTCCTCATCCACAGAACCTTGCCGCCACTCTCCCCACAGTCCGGATGATCATAGAT GTGAGCAAAGCTGCCTGCATCCTCACGACTCAGACCCTGATGAAGACTTTGCGGTCTAAAGAAGCGGCAGCCAGCGTGAATGTGAAGACTTGGCCGAATATCATAGACACGg ATGATCTTCCCAGGAAACGGCCTTCGCACATCTATAAACCTCCCACTGCAGAAATGTTGGCCTACCTGGACTTCAGTGTGTCCACCACGGGAATGCTGACTGGAGTTAAG ATATCTCACTCAGCAGTCAATGCTCTGTGTCGGTCCATCAAACTGCAGTGTGAGCTGTACTCTTCCAGACAAATTGCCATCTGCATGGACCCCTACTGTGGCCTGGGCTTTGTGCTGTGGTGTATGTCTAG TGTTTATTCAGGTCACCAGTCAATCCTGATCCCTCCCATGGAGTTGGAGACGTCTCTGCCCCTGTGGTTGAGCACGCTCAGTCAGTATAAGATCAGAGACACCTTCTGTTCCTACTCGGTCATGGAGCTCTGCACCAAGGGTCTCGGCACACAGACTGAAGCTCTGAAG GCGCGAGGCGTGAACCTCTCATGTGTAAGGAGCTGTGTCGTCATAGCCGAAGAGAGGCCTCGTTTGGCGCTCACGCAGTCTTTCTCCAAGCTCTTCAAAGACCTGGGCCTGTCTCCACGCGCAGTGAGCACAGCTTTCGGTGCCAGAGTCAACCTGgccatctgtctacag GGCACTGCTGGTCCAGACCCGTCCACTGTTTATGTAGACATGAAGTCACTCCGTCATGACAG AGTGAGGCTGGTGGAGAGAGGAGCTCCTCAGAGTCTGCCGCTGATGGAGTCTGGGACT ATTCTTCCTGGAGTGAGAGTAATCATTGTGAACCCAGAGACGAGAGGACCATTAGGAGACTCTCATCTAGGCGAG atCTGGGTGAGCAGTCCCCATAACGCCAGTGGTTATTATACCATCTACGGTGAGGAGAGCCTGCAGGCAGACCACTTCAACACACGGCTGAGCTTTGGAGACACTGAAACGCTCTGGGCCAGAACTGGATATCTGGGATTTGTCAGGAGGACAGAGCTACTGGATGCAAGTGGAG ATCGCCACGATGCTCTGTTTGTGGTGGGCTCACTCGATGAAACACTGGAGTTGCGAGGTTTGCGTTATCATCCCATTGACATTGAGACCTCTGTATCTCGGGCGCACCGCAGCATCGCTGAGAG TGCCGTCTTTACATGGACCAACCTTCTGGTGGTTGTAGTGGAGCTCAGTGGATCTGAGCAGGAAGCTCTCGATTTGGTTCCCCTGGTCACTAATGTAGTTCTGAAAGAGCATCACCTCATAGTTGGTGTGGTGGTCATCGTGGACCCCGGCGTCGTCCCTATCAACTCGCGGGGCGAGAAGCAACGCATGCACCTGCGCGACTCCTTCCTGGCCGACCAGCTGGACCCCATCTACGTTGCGTACAACATGTGA
- the dip2ba gene encoding disco-interacting protein 2 homolog B-A isoform X2 has translation MADRGVDLAALTLPKEVREQLAELELELSEGDITQKGYEKKRAKLLAPFVPQTQNLDVGLSSDPTSTPNAVPVAAPRQHRAHRSGGTRDDRYRSDIHTEAVQAALARHKEEKMALPMPTKRRSAFVQSPAENCTPPDTSSASEDEGSLRRRQAAISAMLAQNLQSPEYWINRSVQGSSTSSSASSTLSHGDGKTHNHSHSQGQTSVLADVLAHTRIESSSVPPDVTSTVPQDRNSRVDLPPNIAVRGMSRGQSRSSMMDTAGGVPAHSRVSTKIQQLLNTLKRPKRPPLSEFFLDDSEEIVEVPQPDPNTPRPEGRQIIPVKGEPLGVVSNWPPALQAALARWGATQAKSPALTALDITGKPLYTLTYGKLWSRSLKLAYTLLNKLGTKNEPVLKPGDRVALVYPNSDPGMFWVAFYGCLLAEVIPVPIEVPLSRKDAGSQQIGFLLGSCGVGLALTSEVCLKGLPKTQNGEIMQFKGWPRLKWVVTDTKYLTKPSKDWQPHIPTANTDTAYIEYKASKEGTVMGVAVSKISMLTHCQALTQACNYCEGETLVNVLDFKKDSGLWHGVLTSVMNRIHTISVPYSVMKACPLSWVQRVHVHKARVALVKCRDLHWAMMAHRDQKDTNLSSLRMLIVADGANPWSVSSCDAFLNVFQSHGLKPEMICPCASSPEAMTVAIRRPGVQGAPLPARAILSMAGLSHGVIRVNTEDKNSALTVQDVGHVMPGALMCIVKPDGPPMLCKTDEIGEIVLNSRAGGTMYYGLPGVTKNTFEVIPVNSGGTPIGDVPFTRTGLLGFVGPGSLVFVVGKIEGLLSVSGRRHNADDLVATALAVEPVKTVYRGRIAVFSVTVFYDERIVIVAEQRPDANEEDSFQWMSRVLQAIDSIHQVGLYCLALVPANTLPKTPLGGIHVSETKQHFLEGSLHPCNILMCPHTCVTNLPKPRQKQPVGVGPASIMVGNLVAGKRIAQASGRDLGLIDDQEQSRKLCVWPTNMHQFLSEALQWRAQTDPDHVLYMLLNAKGVAVSTATCSQLHKRAEKITAALLERGGINTGDNVVLLYPPGIDLIASFYGCLYAGCIPVTVRPPHPQNLAATLPTVRMIIDVSKAACILTTQTLMKTLRSKEAAASVNVKTWPNIIDTDDLPRKRPSHIYKPPTAEMLAYLDFSVSTTGMLTGVKISHSAVNALCRSIKLQCELYSSRQIAICMDPYCGLGFVLWCMSSVYSGHQSILIPPMELETSLPLWLSTLSQYKIRDTFCSYSVMELCTKGLGTQTEALKARGVNLSCVRSCVVIAEERPRLALTQSFSKLFKDLGLSPRAVSTAFGARVNLAICLQGTAGPDPSTVYVDMKSLRHDRVRLVERGAPQSLPLMESGTILPGVRVIIVNPETRGPLGDSHLGEIWVSSPHNASGYYTIYGEESLQADHFNTRLSFGDTETLWARTGYLGFVRRTELLDASGDRHDALFVVGSLDETLELRGLRYHPIDIETSVSRAHRSIAESAVFTWTNLLVVVVELSGSEQEALDLVPLVTNVVLKEHHLIVGVVVIVDPGVVPINSRGEKQRMHLRDSFLADQLDPIYVAYNM, from the exons GTGACATCACACAGAAGGGCTATGAAAAGAAACGAGCTAAACTTCTCGCACCGTTTGTACCACAGACCCAAA ATTTGGATGTGGGCCTTTCTTCAGACCCTACCTCTACCCCTAATGCCGTCCCTGTTGCCGCCCCACGGCAACACCGAGCTCACCGCAGCGGGGGAACACGTGATGACCGCTACCGGTCAG ATATCCACACAGAGGCCGTGCAGGCAGCTCTGGCCAGGCATAAAGAGGAGAAGATGGCCCTTCCCATGCCCACTAAGCGTCGTTCAGCCTTCGTCCAGTCTCCTGCGGAAAACTGCACGCCTCCCG ATACATCTTCGGCGTCAGAGGACGAGGGCTCCCTGCGGAGGCGTCAGGCCGCAATCAGTGCAATGCTGGCTCAAAATCTCCAGAGTCCCGAGTACTGGATCAACCGCTCTGTCCAGGGCTCTtccacctcctcctctgccTCCTCCACCCTCTCTCATGGAGACGGCAAGACTCACAACCACAGCCACAGCCAGGGGCAGACCAGCGTGCTTGCTGACGTGCTGGCACACACCCGCATAG AGAGCAGCAGCGTTCCGCCTGACGTCACGTCCACAGTGCCTCAGGACAGGAACTCCAGAGTGGACCTGCCACCCAACATCGCAGTGAGGGGCATGAGCCGCGGCCAGAGCCGCTCCAGCATGATGGACACTGCCGGCG GTGTTCCAGCACACAGTCGTGTCTCCACCAAAATACAACAGCTGCTCAACACGTTAAAGAGACCCAAACGGCCTCCGCTCAGCGAGTTCTTCCTGGATGACTCTGAAGAGATTGTTGAAG TTCCCCAGCCAGATCCCAACACACCCAGGCCAGAGGGCCGGCAGATCATTCCAGTAAAGGGGGAGCCACTAGGGGTGGTCAGTAACTGGCCTCCAGCTCTGCAGGCGGCACTGGCACGTTGGGGAGCCACACAGGCCAAGAGTCCAGCCCTTACTGCCTTGGATATCACTGGCAAACCACTCTACACCCTTACCTATG GTAAACTGTGGAGTCGCAGTCTGAAGTTGGCGTACACTCTGTTAAACAAACTTGGCACCAAAAATGAACCAGTTCTGAAACCTGGAGATAGA GTGGCATTAGTTTATCCCAACAGTGACCCTGGGATGTTCTGGGTGGCCTTTTATGGGTGCCTTCTCGCCGAGGTCATTCCTGTCCCGATAGAGGTGCCTTTATCTCGGAAG GATGCAGGAAGTCAGCAGATAGGCTTTTTATTGGGCAGCTGCGGCGTGGGTCTCGCTCTCACTAGTGAAGTGTGTCTAAAAGGGCTTCCAAAGACCCAGAATGGagaaataatgcaatttaaag GATGGCCTCGGCTCAAATGGGTGGTCACTGATACCAAGTATCTTACCAAACCCTCCAAGGACTGGCAGCCGCACATACCTACTGCAAACACTGATACTGCTTACATAGAG tacAAGGCCTCTAAGGAGGGTACAGTGATGGGAGTGGCTGTATCGAAGATCTCCATGCTGACACACTGTCAGGCTCTAACGCAGGCCTGTAATTACTGTGAAG GAGAAACACTAGTTAATGTCCTGGATTTCAAGAAAGACTCAGGTCTTTGGCATGGAGTTCTGACA AGTGTCATGAACAGGATCCACACTATTAGTGTTCCATACTCTGTCATGAAGGCTTGTCCGCTGTCCTGGGTGCAGAGAGTTCATGTTCACAAAG CTCGTGTGGCCTTGGTGAAATGTAGAGATCTGCACTGGGCTATGATGGCTCACAGAGATCAGAAAGACACCAATCTGTCTTCCCTGCGCATGCTGATTGTAGCTGACGGAGCCAATCCTT GGTCTGTCTCTTCATGTGATGCATTCCTCAACGTGTTTCAGTCTCATGGGTTGAAACCTGAGATGATCTGTCCATGTGCTTCCTCTCCTGAGGCCATGACGGTCGCTATTCGCAG GCCTGGTGTTCAGGGCGCTCCGCTCCCTGCCAGGGCGATTCTGTCGATGGCAGGACTCAGTCACGGGGTGATTCGGGTCAACACTGAGGATAAGAACTCTGCCCTTACTGTGCAAGATGTAGGACATGTCATGCCTGGAG CGCTGATGTGTATTGTAAAGCCTGATGGGCCGCCCATGCTCTGTAAGACTGATGAGATCGGAGAGATAGTTCTGAACTCACGCGCTGGAGGCACAATGTACTACGGCCTACCCGGGGTGACCAAGAACACTTTTGAG GTAATTCCTGTAAACTCAGGTGGTACCCCTATTGGAGACGTTCCCTTCACACGCACTGGACTGTTGGGTTTTGTGGGTCCG GGAAGTTTAGTGTTTGTGGTTGGAAAGATAGAGGGTCTGCTTTCAGTCAGTGGGCGCAGACACAATGCAGACGACCTGGTGGCAACAGCTCTGGCTGTGGAACCAGTCAAAACTGTCTACAGAGGGAG AATTGCTGTGTTCTCTGTCACCGTTTTCTATGATGAGCGAATAGTGATTGTGGCAGAGCAGAGGCCTGATGCCAATGAAGAGGACAGTTTCCAGTGGATGAGTAGAGTTCTACAG GCGATAGACAGTATCCACCAGGTGGGCCTGTACTGTTTGGCCCTAGTCCCTGCTAACACGTTACCCAAAACTCCTCTGGGGGGTATTCATGTCTCTGAGACCAAGCAGCACTTTCTGGAGGGATCTCTGCACCCTTGCAATATTCTGATGTGCCCTCATACGTGTGTGACCAACCTCCCAAAACCCAGGCAGAAGCAACCAG TGGGAGTCGGTCCTGCCTCCATTATGGTGGGCAACCTGGTGGCAGGAAAGAGGATCGCACAGGCTAGTGGGAGAGATCTTGGGCTCATTGATGATCAAGAGCAATCCAGAAAG CTCTGTGTGTGGCCCACTAACATG CATCAGTTCCTGTCTGAAGCCCTGCAGTGGAGGGCACAGACGGATCCTGATCATGTCCTCTATATGCTGCTGAATGCAAAG GGTGTAGCAGTGAGCACAGCCACGTGTTCTCAACTGCACAAGCGAGCAGAGAAGATCACTGCAGCTTTGCTGGAAAGAGGAGGAATTAACACCGGAGACAACGTAGTACTGCTTTATCCTCCCG gcATAGACTTAATTGCCTCCTTTTATGGCTGTCTGTATGCTGGCTGCATTCCGGTCACCGTCAGGCCTCCTCATCCACAGAACCTTGCCGCCACTCTCCCCACAGTCCGGATGATCATAGAT GTGAGCAAAGCTGCCTGCATCCTCACGACTCAGACCCTGATGAAGACTTTGCGGTCTAAAGAAGCGGCAGCCAGCGTGAATGTGAAGACTTGGCCGAATATCATAGACACGg ATGATCTTCCCAGGAAACGGCCTTCGCACATCTATAAACCTCCCACTGCAGAAATGTTGGCCTACCTGGACTTCAGTGTGTCCACCACGGGAATGCTGACTGGAGTTAAG ATATCTCACTCAGCAGTCAATGCTCTGTGTCGGTCCATCAAACTGCAGTGTGAGCTGTACTCTTCCAGACAAATTGCCATCTGCATGGACCCCTACTGTGGCCTGGGCTTTGTGCTGTGGTGTATGTCTAG TGTTTATTCAGGTCACCAGTCAATCCTGATCCCTCCCATGGAGTTGGAGACGTCTCTGCCCCTGTGGTTGAGCACGCTCAGTCAGTATAAGATCAGAGACACCTTCTGTTCCTACTCGGTCATGGAGCTCTGCACCAAGGGTCTCGGCACACAGACTGAAGCTCTGAAG GCGCGAGGCGTGAACCTCTCATGTGTAAGGAGCTGTGTCGTCATAGCCGAAGAGAGGCCTCGTTTGGCGCTCACGCAGTCTTTCTCCAAGCTCTTCAAAGACCTGGGCCTGTCTCCACGCGCAGTGAGCACAGCTTTCGGTGCCAGAGTCAACCTGgccatctgtctacag GGCACTGCTGGTCCAGACCCGTCCACTGTTTATGTAGACATGAAGTCACTCCGTCATGACAG AGTGAGGCTGGTGGAGAGAGGAGCTCCTCAGAGTCTGCCGCTGATGGAGTCTGGGACT ATTCTTCCTGGAGTGAGAGTAATCATTGTGAACCCAGAGACGAGAGGACCATTAGGAGACTCTCATCTAGGCGAG atCTGGGTGAGCAGTCCCCATAACGCCAGTGGTTATTATACCATCTACGGTGAGGAGAGCCTGCAGGCAGACCACTTCAACACACGGCTGAGCTTTGGAGACACTGAAACGCTCTGGGCCAGAACTGGATATCTGGGATTTGTCAGGAGGACAGAGCTACTGGATGCAAGTGGAG ATCGCCACGATGCTCTGTTTGTGGTGGGCTCACTCGATGAAACACTGGAGTTGCGAGGTTTGCGTTATCATCCCATTGACATTGAGACCTCTGTATCTCGGGCGCACCGCAGCATCGCTGAGAG TGCCGTCTTTACATGGACCAACCTTCTGGTGGTTGTAGTGGAGCTCAGTGGATCTGAGCAGGAAGCTCTCGATTTGGTTCCCCTGGTCACTAATGTAGTTCTGAAAGAGCATCACCTCATAGTTGGTGTGGTGGTCATCGTGGACCCCGGCGTCGTCCCTATCAACTCGCGGGGCGAGAAGCAACGCATGCACCTGCGCGACTCCTTCCTGGCCGACCAGCTGGACCCCATCTACGTTGCGTACAACATGTGA